From Aspergillus fumigatus Af293 chromosome 5, whole genome shotgun sequence, a single genomic window includes:
- a CDS encoding short chain dehydrogenase/reductase family protein produces the protein MQSVLQPVIGPRKEIHDLTGRVALVTGGALGIGYEISRAFVLNGARVIMVNRKEEQGQSAIDKIKEEAGADAKIEWIPCDMGDLNEIKDVFSGMRERESRLDLLILSAGINVNQYGETADGLDRHFEVNFLGQFYVVNQLWPLLRKTAKMPGTPPPRVVFESSEQHRNAPKVVHFGSVDEINNPEIGTTEVYGRTKLAIILGVRYGLLERVIKPNKDNIYVLSVHPGALTARQVNTAMQQQWKDAYPGLLGKLLTTAMLAVGRNVEQGSFSALYAATSPEIEEKGWNGYYFSDVAQPGKESAQASDPMLGAALWDLSHRLLEEKVGEDGVVDWNA, from the exons ATGCAATCCGTCCTCCAACCCGTCATCGGTCCCAGAAAGGAGATCCACGATCTCACCGGCCGAGTCGCCCTCGTGACCGGCGGAGCCCTGGGTATTGG ATATGAAATCTCCCGTGCGTTCGTGCTCAACGGCGCGCGcgtcatcatggtcaaccgcaaggaagaacaaggccaGTCCGCCATCGACAAGATCAAAGAGGAGGCTGGCGCTGACGCCAAAATCGAATGGATCCCCTGCGACATGGGCGATCTGAACGAAATCAAGGACGTATTTTCTGGGATGCGGGAGAGAGAGAGTCGACTCGATTTG CTCATACTCTCCGCGGGCATCAATGTCAACCAGTACGGCGAGACTGCCGACGGGCTGGACCGACACTTCGAGGTAAATTTCCTCGGCCAATTCTACGTCGTCAACCAGCTTTGGCCTCTGCTGCGCAAAACGGCCAAGATGCCGGggacgccgccgccgcgggTTGTCTTCGAGTCGTCCGAGCAGCACCGCAATGCGCCCAAGGTGGTGCATTTTGGGTCGGTGGACGAGATCAACAACCCCGAGATTGGGACGACGGAGGTCTACGGCCGGACGAAGCTGGCGATTATCCTCGGAGTCAGGTATGGGCTGTTGGAGAGGGTGATCAAGCCGAATAAGGATAATATCTATGTGCTTTCGGTGCATCCTGGCGCG CTCACTGCGAGACAGGTCAACACGgcgatgcagcagcagtggAAAGACGCGTACCCCGGGTTGCTCGGCAAGCTGCTCACGACGGCGATGCTGGCTGTGGGCCGCAACGTCGAGCAGGGCTCGTTCAGTGCCTTGTATGCGGCGACGAGTCCCGAGATTGAAGAGAAGGGGTGGAATGGGTACTACTTTAGCGATGTGGCACAGCCGGGGAAGGAGTCGGCGCAGGCGTCGGATCCGATGCTGGGGGCTGCGCTGTGGGATTTGAGTCATCggctgctggaggagaaggttGGGGAGGATGGCGTGGTGGATTGGAATGCTTGA